One Streptomyces formicae genomic window, TGGTGGCCATGGTCCTCCGTCGGTGGCGCGGCACGGGTGCTGGTCCTCCGTTGTGTCGCGCTCCAGGCTATGTTACAAAACGTAGGCTACAAAATGTAGCTTCACGGATGCGGGGGGACCCATGGTGGAACAGGCAAAACCGGTACTGATCTTGGGTGGTTCGGGGCAGGCGGGCTCGGGGACCGCCGCTCTCCTGCGTCAGTGGCACCCGGAGCTGCCACTGACGATCGCGGGTCGCGACATCGACCGCACACAGCGGGTGGCCGACGAGCTCGGCGTCGCCTCGGCTGTGACCGTTGACCTGCGGCGCGGAGATCTCGGACTCCCGGCCGAGCATGGCTACTCGGCGGTGGTCGCCGCGTTGTGGGACGACCGTCTGAACGGACTGCGCTACGCGCAGGACCACGGCTTGCCCTACCTCAGCATCTCCAGTGGCCTGGTGGAGATCGCGCCGGAAGTCATCGCGGGCGCGCAGCGGGCAAGCGCCTCGTCGATCCTGGTGGCCAGCCACTTCTGCGCCGGTACCGTCGTCCTCGCGGCCCTGCGCATGGCCCGCGATTTCCACCGGGTCGACACCATCCGGATCGGCGCCGTACTGGACGAGTTGGACACCGGTGGCCCCGCGGGCGCGGCGGACCTGGAGCGGTGGGCCACCGCGACCACGGCGGGGACGGTGCGCCGTGACGGCGTCTTCACCTGGGCCAACGGCCCCGAGGCTCAGGCGGATGTGCCCCGTACCGACGGTGTGGTCGTGCCGGGACAGAGCATCGCCATCCTCGACGTACCGAGCCTCGCCCTCGCGACCGGCGCACCGAACGTCCGGTTCGACATGGCCGTCGGCGAATCCGAGGCCCGGCGCCGCGGTGACTCCCCGTCCAGCGAGATCCGGATCGACCTCGAAGGAGTGGACCCAG contains:
- a CDS encoding saccharopine dehydrogenase, producing the protein MVEQAKPVLILGGSGQAGSGTAALLRQWHPELPLTIAGRDIDRTQRVADELGVASAVTVDLRRGDLGLPAEHGYSAVVAALWDDRLNGLRYAQDHGLPYLSISSGLVEIAPEVIAGAQRASASSILVASHFCAGTVVLAALRMARDFHRVDTIRIGAVLDELDTGGPAGAADLERWATATTAGTVRRDGVFTWANGPEAQADVPRTDGVVVPGQSIAILDVPSLALATGAPNVRFDMAVGESEARRRGDSPSSEIRIDLEGVDPAGAPLSTSRYLVHPAGQRPLTALGIALGVERQLGLRGEAASPGIHTPESLLDPAYAAERMVEIGASFVAATPDSGATSSPGPLSAPEEDPNRTRRVGALAPRSRRGTP